In the genome of Photobacterium sp. TLY01, one region contains:
- the fliM gene encoding flagellar motor switch protein FliM, translating into MTDLLTQDEIDALLHGVDDVEDDHPRQEEGTGVISFDFSSQDRIVRGRMPTLELINERFARHMRISLFNMLRKTAEVSINGVQMLKFGEYQNTLYVPTSLNMVRFRPLKGTALITMEARLVFILVENFFGGDGRFHAKIEGREFTPTERRIVQMLLKLVFEDYREAWSPVMGVEFEYLDSEVNPTMANIVSPTEVIVVSSFHIEVDGGGGDFHVVMPYSMVEPIRELLDAGVQSDKMDTDVRWSKALRDEVMDVEVNLRAKLLDIDLTLRDLMELHAGDVIPIELPETATLYVEDLPTYRGKMGKSGDHVAIKISKKLKRPDTVKTDLAFLDGDELSPTFSATDPIDD; encoded by the coding sequence GTGACTGATTTATTAACCCAAGACGAAATTGATGCGCTGCTGCATGGCGTCGATGATGTAGAGGATGATCACCCCCGGCAAGAGGAAGGCACCGGGGTTATCTCGTTTGACTTCTCATCACAAGACCGCATTGTCCGTGGCCGGATGCCGACGCTTGAGCTGATCAACGAGCGTTTTGCCCGCCATATGCGGATCAGTTTGTTTAACATGCTGCGCAAGACGGCAGAAGTGTCGATCAATGGTGTACAGATGCTCAAGTTCGGTGAGTATCAGAACACCCTCTATGTCCCGACCAGTCTGAACATGGTGCGTTTTCGCCCTTTGAAAGGCACGGCCTTGATTACCATGGAAGCCCGGCTGGTCTTTATTCTGGTTGAAAATTTCTTTGGTGGCGATGGCCGTTTCCACGCCAAGATTGAAGGGCGTGAATTCACCCCGACAGAGCGCCGCATTGTTCAGATGCTGTTGAAACTGGTGTTTGAAGACTACCGGGAAGCCTGGTCGCCTGTGATGGGAGTGGAGTTCGAATACCTGGATTCCGAAGTGAACCCGACCATGGCCAATATCGTCAGCCCGACAGAAGTGATTGTCGTGAGCTCTTTCCACATTGAAGTGGATGGCGGCGGCGGTGATTTCCATGTGGTGATGCCATATTCCATGGTGGAGCCGATCCGCGAATTGCTTGATGCCGGTGTCCAGAGTGACAAGATGGATACCGATGTCCGCTGGAGCAAGGCACTGCGGGATGAGGTGATGGATGTTGAAGTGAATCTGCGTGCCAAATTACTCGACATTGACCTGACCCTGCGGGATCTGATGGAGCTGCATGCCGGCGACGTGATACCGATTGAATTGCCGGAGACGGCCACGCTTTATGTCGAGGATCTGCCGACTTACCGCGGAAAAATGGGTAAGTCAGGGGATCACGTGGCGATAAAGATTTCCAAGAAACTGAAGCGGCCAGATACGGTGAAAACGGACCTTGCCTTCTTAGATGGCGACGAACTGAGTCCGACTTTCTCCGCCACTGACCCGATTGACGATTAA
- the fliR gene encoding flagellar biosynthetic protein FliR, which yields MTYPAEVILDWLANYFWPLTRIGAMMMSMTFFGARFVSMRIRLYLSLTVTFAVMPMLPQVPDIPLLSFQGFLTTGQQVIIGVAMGLVTQFVTQTFVLLGQILGMQSSLGFASMVDPANGQNTPVLGQLYMMLAVMLFLATDGHLAMLRLVVLSFTTLPVGQSMLQAVDYQQLAGWFGWMFKAGLNMSLAGIIALLTVNLSFGVMTRAAPQLNIFSLGFSFALLLGLFVSWYLLIGIQAQYEEHWQLGTEQICSLIRLDC from the coding sequence ATGACGTATCCGGCGGAGGTCATCTTAGATTGGCTGGCCAACTATTTTTGGCCACTGACCCGCATCGGCGCCATGATGATGAGCATGACCTTTTTCGGCGCCCGGTTTGTGTCGATGCGCATCCGGCTGTATCTGTCGCTGACGGTCACTTTTGCTGTGATGCCCATGCTGCCCCAGGTGCCTGACATACCTTTGTTATCCTTTCAGGGCTTTCTTACCACAGGCCAGCAAGTGATCATCGGGGTTGCGATGGGGCTGGTGACCCAGTTTGTCACTCAGACTTTTGTTTTATTGGGACAGATACTGGGGATGCAGTCCAGTCTGGGCTTTGCCTCCATGGTCGACCCGGCCAACGGACAGAACACTCCAGTACTGGGGCAACTGTATATGATGCTGGCCGTGATGCTCTTTCTGGCAACGGACGGGCATCTGGCAATGCTCAGGCTGGTGGTGCTGAGCTTTACCACTTTGCCGGTCGGCCAGTCGATGTTGCAGGCGGTGGATTATCAGCAACTGGCGGGCTGGTTCGGCTGGATGTTCAAAGCGGGATTAAACATGTCGCTGGCAGGCATTATTGCGCTGTTGACGGTGAACCTCTCATTCGGGGTGATGACCCGTGCGGCACCTCAGCTGAATATTTTCTCTCTCGGCTTCTCATTTGCGCTCTTGCTGGGGTTGTTTGTCAGCTGGTATCTGCTCATTGGCATTCAGGCGCAGTATGAAGAGCACTGGCAACTGGGTACCGAGCAAATCTGCAGCCTGATCAGGCTGGATTGCTGA
- the fliQ gene encoding flagellar biosynthesis protein FliQ: MTPEAFVEIFQEALYMVLVMVCVIVIPGLLIGLVVAVFQAATSINEQTLSFLPRLVITLVALMVFGHMMTRMLMDYFHRIIEHIPQILY; the protein is encoded by the coding sequence ATGACGCCAGAAGCCTTCGTCGAAATTTTTCAGGAAGCCCTGTATATGGTCCTGGTGATGGTCTGTGTGATTGTCATCCCTGGCTTGCTGATTGGTTTGGTGGTTGCGGTTTTTCAGGCCGCCACTTCTATTAATGAGCAGACGTTAAGCTTCCTGCCGCGTCTGGTGATCACCCTGGTGGCGCTCATGGTGTTTGGTCATATGATGACCCGAATGCTGATGGATTATTTTCATCGCATCATTGAGCACATTCCTCAAATCCTTTACTGA
- the fliL gene encoding flagellar basal body-associated protein FliL, whose translation MADSAATTNSKKRIILILIALVPVLLGGAAAWFFLSGDQPEAGHDSLSATSASGKPEPAYYVILPHPFIFNVTGDTQQRLVQVKVQLMVRGDENDTLARQHIPLVESTLLQSFGAASVEQLRSPSGRLELRQQSLQSVQSALVKVSGSPVVEQVLFTGFVMQ comes from the coding sequence ATGGCTGACTCAGCAGCAACAACAAATAGCAAAAAACGCATTATATTGATTTTAATTGCATTGGTCCCCGTGCTTTTGGGGGGCGCTGCAGCCTGGTTTTTCCTGTCTGGCGATCAGCCTGAAGCGGGTCACGACAGCCTGTCGGCAACCTCTGCTTCAGGGAAGCCGGAACCGGCTTATTACGTGATCTTGCCACATCCCTTTATTTTTAACGTGACCGGGGATACCCAGCAGCGGCTGGTCCAGGTCAAAGTACAACTGATGGTACGCGGTGATGAGAATGATACGCTGGCCCGTCAACACATTCCTTTGGTCGAAAGCACCCTGCTTCAATCGTTCGGTGCTGCCAGTGTAGAGCAGCTTCGTTCACCCAGCGGGCGGCTTGAACTCCGTCAGCAGTCCCTGCAATCGGTGCAGTCTGCGCTGGTGAAAGTGTCTGGCAGCCCTGTGGTCGAACAGGTTCTGTTTACTGGCTTTGTAATGCAATAG
- the fliO gene encoding flagellar biosynthetic protein FliO, translated as MKALKSTLLAGLALSSQPVWAAGAPELDMGATIGSLLLVLVLIVILAWLLRRMKLPGVSGGENGLQIVRQVVVGQRERIVLVQVGDEQLLIGVTPQNISMLTKLETPLPVSAGAGNGEFAQQLGKLLKRQ; from the coding sequence ATGAAAGCATTGAAAAGCACATTGCTCGCCGGTCTGGCCCTGAGCAGCCAGCCGGTCTGGGCGGCCGGGGCACCGGAGCTGGATATGGGCGCCACGATAGGGTCGTTGCTGCTGGTCCTGGTTCTGATCGTTATTCTGGCCTGGCTGCTGCGCCGCATGAAACTGCCGGGAGTGAGTGGCGGAGAGAACGGGCTGCAGATTGTCCGCCAGGTGGTGGTGGGCCAGCGCGAGCGAATCGTGCTGGTGCAGGTGGGTGACGAGCAGTTGCTCATTGGTGTGACGCCGCAAAATATTTCAATGCTGACCAAGCTGGAAACCCCCTTGCCGGTCAGTGCCGGTGCAGGCAACGGTGAGTTTGCACAGCAACTCGGTAAATTGTTGAAAAGACAATGA
- the flhB gene encoding flagellar biosynthesis protein FlhB, with amino-acid sequence MAESDGQERTEDATPRRLQQAREKGQVARSKELASVAVLVAGAVGLMWFGEMLAVALSEVMRKFFTLSREEVFDFTKLLSVTGDAIAHMLWPLLLVLIFLFVAALIGASALGGISVSAEAARPKLSRMNPASGLKRMIGKQSAVELVKSILKVTLVAGVAYYLMYSSLEGFFQLSIETYPSNIFHALEILLRFVLLICCSLLVVVAIDVPYQIWQHNEQLKMTKQEVKDEYKDVEGKPEVKGRIRMLQREMAQRRMMAEVPKADVVITNPEHFSVALRYDPKLDRAPVVIAKGTDHMAMKIREVANQYKIDIVPAPPLARSLYHSTELEQQIPDGLFAAVAQVLAYVFQLKQYRRGQGKRPKLSAGAVDIPPELRH; translated from the coding sequence ATGGCTGAGTCAGACGGACAAGAACGTACTGAAGACGCAACCCCCCGACGGTTGCAGCAAGCGCGGGAGAAAGGTCAGGTCGCGCGCTCAAAAGAACTGGCGTCGGTCGCGGTACTGGTCGCCGGAGCGGTTGGCCTGATGTGGTTTGGCGAAATGCTGGCCGTTGCTTTGAGTGAAGTGATGCGCAAGTTCTTTACGCTCAGCCGGGAGGAAGTGTTTGATTTTACCAAACTGCTTTCGGTGACCGGGGACGCCATCGCGCATATGCTGTGGCCTTTGCTGCTGGTGCTGATCTTTCTTTTTGTGGCGGCACTGATCGGCGCTTCCGCCCTGGGCGGAATCAGTGTTTCCGCTGAAGCGGCCAGACCTAAACTTTCCCGGATGAACCCGGCCAGCGGCCTTAAACGTATGATAGGCAAGCAAAGTGCCGTTGAGCTGGTGAAATCCATCCTCAAAGTCACTTTGGTGGCCGGCGTTGCGTATTACCTGATGTACAGCAGCCTGGAAGGTTTCTTTCAGCTCAGCATTGAGACCTATCCGAGCAACATCTTTCATGCGCTGGAGATTTTACTGCGCTTTGTCTTGCTGATCTGTTGCTCGCTGCTGGTGGTGGTGGCGATCGATGTGCCGTACCAGATCTGGCAGCATAACGAGCAGCTGAAGATGACCAAGCAGGAAGTCAAAGACGAATATAAAGATGTCGAAGGGAAACCTGAGGTCAAAGGTCGTATCCGTATGCTGCAGCGTGAAATGGCGCAGCGGCGCATGATGGCGGAAGTGCCTAAGGCCGATGTAGTCATCACCAACCCGGAGCACTTCTCTGTGGCCTTGCGTTATGACCCGAAACTGGATCGGGCGCCTGTGGTCATCGCCAAAGGAACCGATCACATGGCGATGAAAATCCGGGAAGTGGCCAACCAATACAAGATTGACATCGTGCCTGCGCCGCCGCTGGCACGTTCCCTCTACCACAGTACCGAACTGGAACAGCAAATACCGGATGGTCTGTTTGCTGCAGTCGCGCAGGTACTGGCGTACGTGTTCCAGCTGAAACAATACCGGCGCGGTCAGGGTAAGCGGCCCAAGTTATCTGCTGGTGCTGTGGATATTCCTCCTGAATTACGCCACTGA
- the fliP gene encoding flagellar type III secretion system pore protein FliP (The bacterial flagellar biogenesis protein FliP forms a type III secretion system (T3SS)-type pore required for flagellar assembly.) gives MYRSHFLIWVVGALCLLLSGIASAQSEEGGLGNVAGSNVTVSEMQSDKGAATLLTTKGGGGIPAFSVSVNPDGTEDYSVTLQILALMTALGFLPAIVILMTSFTRIVVVMSILRQALGLQQTPSNQVIIGIALFMTFFVMSPVLDEINTKAVQPYINEELSAREALTVAQDPLRQFMLKQTRVKDLETFVDMSGSQATDPQQVPMTVLIPAFITSELKTAFQIGFMLFLPFLVIDLVVASILMAMGMMMLSPMIVSLPFKLMLFVLVDGWNLILSTLAGSFGT, from the coding sequence ATGTATAGATCTCACTTCTTAATCTGGGTCGTCGGTGCACTGTGTTTGCTGCTGTCCGGCATCGCCAGTGCGCAGAGCGAAGAGGGCGGTCTGGGCAATGTGGCGGGCAGCAATGTCACTGTCAGCGAGATGCAGAGTGACAAAGGGGCGGCAACCCTGCTGACCACCAAAGGCGGTGGCGGTATTCCGGCATTTTCTGTGTCGGTGAACCCGGATGGCACCGAAGATTATTCAGTCACGCTGCAAATCCTGGCGCTGATGACAGCGCTGGGCTTTTTGCCCGCTATTGTGATCCTGATGACCTCATTTACCCGTATCGTGGTGGTGATGTCGATTTTACGTCAGGCGCTCGGTCTGCAGCAGACCCCGTCAAATCAGGTGATTATCGGGATTGCCTTGTTCATGACTTTCTTTGTCATGTCTCCGGTCTTGGATGAGATCAATACCAAAGCCGTTCAGCCTTACATCAATGAAGAACTCTCTGCCCGTGAAGCGCTGACGGTCGCCCAGGATCCGCTGCGCCAGTTCATGCTCAAACAAACGCGGGTCAAAGATCTGGAAACGTTTGTTGATATGTCAGGATCGCAGGCAACGGACCCTCAGCAAGTGCCGATGACGGTCCTGATCCCTGCCTTTATTACCTCGGAGCTCAAAACGGCGTTCCAGATTGGCTTTATGCTGTTTCTGCCATTTCTGGTCATCGATCTGGTCGTGGCTTCCATACTGATGGCCATGGGTATGATGATGCTGTCGCCGATGATCGTCTCACTGCCGTTCAAGCTCATGCTGTTTGTACTGGTGGATGGCTGGAACCTGATCCTGTCAACACTGGCTGGCAGTTTCGGCACCTGA
- the fliN gene encoding flagellar motor switch protein FliN, protein MSDKDQQIADDWAAALAEQADDHIEAAPLEELTDESTPISDEERRRLDSIMDIPVTISMEVGRTKISIRNLLQLNQGSVVELDRVAGESLDVLVNGTLIAHGEVVVVNDKFGIRLTDVISQTERIKKLR, encoded by the coding sequence ATGTCAGATAAAGATCAACAAATTGCTGACGACTGGGCGGCAGCCCTGGCTGAACAGGCCGACGACCATATTGAAGCGGCACCGCTGGAAGAGCTCACAGACGAAAGTACCCCGATTTCGGATGAGGAACGTCGTCGTCTGGATTCCATCATGGATATTCCGGTCACGATTTCGATGGAAGTCGGGCGTACCAAAATCAGTATCCGTAACTTACTGCAACTGAATCAGGGGTCGGTCGTTGAACTGGACCGTGTCGCCGGTGAGTCGCTGGATGTTCTGGTTAATGGCACCTTGATCGCCCACGGTGAAGTGGTGGTGGTCAACGATAAATTCGGTATTCGTCTGACTGACGTGATTAGTCAGACTGAACGTATCAAGAAGCTGCGGTAA
- a CDS encoding flagellar hook-length control protein FliK: protein MKPSSSISVDFSTPGPSVRPGKPARSDSREDTGLSGFSSRLESAVHSENKTRSQRQKIESSAVQPAKSSDKTAQAHQAKDAQRQESAEQAAAEKPSETAADSNQTVAHETPESESAEESIRAEAEALLDRLNASSQQLQVATDGKELPPESESSDVQGADVALLSAGVPLQSGAQAQNADMSEAGDELSAAGGQSGKLSEMLAAVSKGTASDGKGQGEKPDLTRVAGSVQSAIQGDAATGSEGDAQPDWLSDAIARLSASAKGGEAGTADTTHANQAGAGQPGVSASLQAALSDAGLQMESVQKDALATGTASGTNAITGQSTSLAAMQRAEAQTQPTALPLQKEMAGEQLAERVQMLMSKNLKHVDIRLDPPELGRMQIKLAINNDQASVQFQVGNAQTRDLIEQAMPRLRELLQQQGIQLTQGSVQQDSNPQFAGQHSGSQPGEEGMARGGQNGQSQQDDDDAHAIAVTVSEQSDGIDYYA, encoded by the coding sequence ATGAAACCGTCCAGCAGCATTTCTGTCGATTTTAGTACGCCCGGACCTTCCGTCCGGCCGGGTAAGCCTGCTCGTTCTGACAGCCGTGAAGATACAGGATTATCGGGTTTTTCATCACGACTTGAATCTGCCGTTCACAGCGAAAACAAGACGCGGAGTCAGCGTCAAAAAATTGAATCGTCTGCTGTGCAGCCGGCGAAATCCAGCGACAAAACAGCGCAGGCACATCAGGCGAAAGACGCTCAGCGGCAAGAAAGTGCAGAGCAAGCCGCAGCGGAGAAACCATCGGAAACCGCGGCTGATAGCAACCAGACAGTGGCACATGAAACGCCTGAGTCTGAGAGTGCGGAAGAAAGTATCCGCGCTGAGGCTGAGGCTCTGTTAGACCGGCTCAATGCCTCCAGCCAGCAACTGCAGGTGGCAACAGATGGCAAAGAATTGCCACCTGAGTCTGAAAGCAGTGACGTGCAAGGGGCAGATGTCGCCTTATTATCGGCAGGCGTCCCTCTGCAATCTGGAGCTCAGGCGCAAAATGCTGACATGTCTGAGGCCGGAGATGAGCTGAGTGCGGCTGGCGGGCAATCGGGTAAGCTTTCCGAGATGCTGGCCGCAGTCAGCAAAGGGACGGCGTCTGATGGGAAAGGTCAGGGTGAGAAGCCTGATCTGACACGCGTGGCAGGTTCAGTTCAGTCGGCCATTCAGGGCGACGCTGCGACGGGCAGCGAAGGAGATGCGCAACCAGACTGGCTCAGTGATGCCATTGCCCGGTTGTCAGCCTCCGCCAAAGGCGGGGAAGCAGGCACGGCTGACACGACTCATGCGAATCAGGCGGGAGCGGGTCAACCTGGTGTCTCCGCTTCACTTCAGGCCGCTTTGTCTGATGCCGGGCTGCAGATGGAGTCGGTGCAAAAAGACGCTCTGGCGACCGGGACGGCATCCGGCACCAATGCGATTACCGGCCAGTCTACTTCACTGGCTGCGATGCAGCGGGCTGAAGCACAGACGCAGCCCACCGCACTGCCATTACAAAAAGAGATGGCGGGTGAGCAACTGGCGGAGCGGGTGCAGATGCTGATGAGTAAAAACCTCAAGCATGTCGATATTCGTCTGGATCCGCCCGAACTGGGCCGGATGCAGATCAAACTGGCCATCAATAACGACCAGGCCTCAGTCCAGTTTCAGGTCGGCAACGCGCAGACCCGGGATTTGATTGAACAGGCGATGCCGCGATTACGGGAACTGCTGCAGCAACAAGGCATTCAGTTAACTCAGGGCAGTGTGCAACAGGACAGCAATCCGCAGTTTGCCGGCCAGCATTCCGGCTCACAACCGGGTGAAGAAGGCATGGCCAGAGGCGGCCAGAACGGCCAGTCGCAGCAGGATGATGACGATGCTCATGCGATTGCCGTGACTGTCAGTGAGCAAAGCGACGGCATTGATTATTATGCATAA